From a single Candoia aspera isolate rCanAsp1 chromosome 2, rCanAsp1.hap2, whole genome shotgun sequence genomic region:
- the TEKTL1 gene encoding tektin-like protein 1 has product MGPPAHLLTGPVGAEKWHKDTRTTVQEASTLTKRCGKEALELWRPAQDPDQPEETPYERKLRLDTWKFTLDVSASGEVKRKPPEGPGVTLWRSKMKPPPWLCKLALPCSRDYSNTKNNEFVAQYFRATRLVVSRLRQALIEINEQFKGVVRMRQQLDAMLDKIRQGLMTNKQSQGIREHRAESEKIPDKVDALMKWEKEEFRKLKVKLEGMMATSGEHLKLLGTCRETLNTLCGERGRVLDLVPQPLRMVLLGAGRDSWLGLDRPSSPWVERNETPIPDPVGAFTPECAGALEDARRLTVLTKDMMFEIQKTINEAQDTRNTVHTAIENRLQGKREETLSHKEKLDITLGGTRSTLHRCQRFKHELCITRGLTTGPESMTYLQTREKLTRPMVQVYQRHVGTQLPEASQLNQSSVHLDRYIEDTALNIQHLKATRKYLRDCIHDKQTGYDVDGSIKRLRQRRMHPRTNMNEVFELVYT; this is encoded by the exons ATGGGACCACCTGCTCACCTGCTGACAGGTCCAGTTGGGGCTGAGAAATGGCACAAGGACACACGTACAACAGTACAGGAAGCCTCTACATTGACCAAGCGATGTGGCAAGGAGGCCCTTGAACTTTGGCGTCCTGCCCAAGACCCTGACCAGCCTGAGGAAACACCGTACGAACGCAAGCTGAGGCTTGACACTTGGAAATTCACGTTAGATGTCTCGGCCAGTGGAGAGGTGAAGAGAAAACCCCCGGAGGGGCCAGGGGTGACCCTGTGGAGGAGCAAAATGAAGCCTCCCCCTTGGTTGTGCAAGTTAGCCCTGCCTTGCTCCCGGGACTATAGCAACACAAAGAACAACGAATTTGTGGCCCAGTACTTCAGAGCAACACGCCTGGTAGTAAGTCGCCTGCGCCAAGCTCTTATCGAAATAAATGAGCAGTTCAAGGGGGTAGTGCGCATGCGGCAGCAGCTTGATGCCATGTTGGATAAAATCCGCCAGGGCCTCATGACTAACAAGCAGAGCCAAGGCATCCGAGAGCACCGGGCAGAATCAGAAAAG ATACCTGACAAAGTAGATGCACTCATGAAATGGGAGAAGGAGGAATTTAGGAAACTGAAAGTCAAACTGGAGGGCATGATGGCAACGTCAGGAGAGCATCTTAAG TTACTAGGTACATGTAGGGAAACCCTGAATACCCTGTGTGGTGAACGTGGCCGTGTGCTCGACCTGGTGCCACAGCCCCTGCGCATGGTTCTCTTAGGGGCTGGGCGCGATTCCTGGCTTGGCCTAGACCGGCCCTCGTCCCCCTGGGTGGAGCGAAATGAAACACCAATTCCAGACCCAGTAGGAGCATTCACACCAG AGTGTGCAGGAGCTCTAGAAGATGCCCGGCGTCTGACTGTTCTCACCAAGGATATGATGTTTGAAATACAAAAGACTATCAATGAGGCACAGGACACCCGTAATACTGTGCACACTGCCATTGAGAATAGATTGCAAGGCAAGAGGGAAGAGACTCTCAGTCATAAG GAAAAATTAGACATAACCCTGGGAGGAACACGCAGTACTTTGCACCGCTGCCAACGTTTCAAGCATGAGCTGTGCATCACTCGTGGACTGACAACG GGCCCTGAAAGTATGACGTACCTGCAGACACGGGAAAAGCTGACACGACCAATGGTGCAGGTGTATCAGAGACATGTGGGAACACAACTGCCTGAAGCTTCACAGCTCAATCAG TCCTCTGTACACTTAGATCGCTACATAGAAGATACCGCTCTTAACATCCAACATCTAAAAGCCACCCGGAAATACTTGCGTGACTGTATTCACGACAAGCAGACAGGCTATGATGTTGATGGTAGCATCAAACGGCTGCGGCAGCGCCGCATGCACCCACGCACCAACATGAACGAGGTTTTTGAATTGGTCTATACCTAG